The following proteins come from a genomic window of Rutidosis leptorrhynchoides isolate AG116_Rl617_1_P2 chromosome 10, CSIRO_AGI_Rlap_v1, whole genome shotgun sequence:
- the LOC139871087 gene encoding uncharacterized protein — MAWVKWSTILAPFDRGSLNVGSLKAFNQALIHKWRCPYLFHLDDFWVKIIKSFHSNVFKRNINTSIWSSIVDTYAKTIANNLLPANVICRSLLVSLRDKIHNVLIFDREDKWVYTLNSNVIYSIKSAREYMDLELTVSSQVRFSSASLESICERIRDIMSIVCPVCNNRAESWSHLFFDCSAASDIWRKIRIWIDYGLPVFNSWEDFTGWIEGDECASSNKDMNIAVVFAILWVLWCFWKDII, encoded by the exons ATGGCATGGGTTAAATGGAGCACTATTTTAGCTCCTTTCGATCGTGGCAGTTTAAATGTTGGAAGTCTTAAAGCCTTTAATCAAGCGTTAATTCATAAGTGGAGATGCCCCTATTTATTTCATCTGGACGATTTTTGGGTGAAGATTATCAAATCTTTTCACAGTAATGTTTTTAAACGGAATATCAATACTAGCATTTGGTCGTCTATTGTTGATACATACGCAAAAACGATTGCTAATAATTTGTTACCTGCAAATGTTATCTGTAGGTCG CTCTTAGTTTCACTTCGTGATAAGATCCATAATGTTCTTATTTTTGATCGCGAAGATAAATGGGTTTATACTTTGAACTCGAATGTCATTTATTCGATAAAATCTGCAAGAGAGTACATGGACCTCGAGCTTACTGTTTCGTCTCAA GTTAGATTCTCTTCCGCTTCGTTGGAATCTATCTGCGAAAGGATTAGAGATATAATGTCCATTGTTTGCCCGGTTTGTAACAATAGAGCCGAGTCGTGGTCACATCTTTTCTTTGATTGTTCAGCGGCATCTGATATTTGGCGCAAGATAAGGATTTGGATTGATTATGGGTTGCCGGTTTTTAACTCGTGGGAAGACTTCACAGGTTGGATTGAGGGGGATGAGTGTGCGTCGAGCAATAAGGATATGAATATTGCGGTTGTGTTTGCTATTCTTTGGGTTCTATGGTGCTTCTGGAAAGACATCATATGA